The region AGGGTTCGTCAAAAATTTGTTAGGTCACTGGCTTTTATAAAGTCAGGAGTTACGCAGTTGAGAAAAAAGGGGAGGTGCGGTAGAACCAAGAAATGAATCCACCCAAAGTCAACGAATACGACTACATCAACTTTCTGATTGCGGCGCAGAAGGCCTATAGCTGCACGGAAGCCGAACGAGTGCAACCGGAGTCTGATAATGCCGCTGCCCATGACGCAATTACTCGGTTGTTGCATCGACTGGAGCCATCGACTCAGCAGTTGTGGCAAGAAGTGCAGTCGCAAGTACGGTTGCACCAGGGAATTTTAGTGGTAGATGACTCAACGCTCGACAAGTGGTATGCCAAGAAGATGGAATTGGTGACTCGGCACTGGTCGGGCAAGCATAGACGGGTAGTGCAAGGCATCAACCTAATTACGCTGCTATGGAGTGAGGGAGACCGTCACCTTCCGTTGGACTATCGATTTTACGAAAAGGGTGTCGATGGCTCAACCAAAAACGACCACTTCCGCTCGATGCTTGAAACTGCCAAGGAACGAGGGTTTGCGCCCCGATGTGTGGTGTTTGATAGTTGGTACAGTAGCTTGGAGAACCTTAAGTTGATTCGAGATTATGGTTGGATTTGGTTGACTCGACTCAAGCGCAATCGGCAGGTCAACCCGGACAATACAGGCAATCGCCCTCTGCATAAGGTCGTGCTTGCGGCGACTGGCACGGTGCTCCATCTCAAAGGTTATGGGTTCATCAAAGTGTTCAAGATGGTTGCNNNNNNNNNNNNNNNNNNNNNNNNNNNNNNNNNNNNNNNNNNNNNNNNNNNNNNNNNNNNNNNNNNNNNNNNNNNNNNNNNNNNNNNNNNNNNNNNNNNNGGTTTAGCCATTCGCGCTTTCCTGCGCTTAGAGGTGCACATGTGGAACGACAGGTATCAGTTGGTACGAAGCGAAAGCGGCGATCGTCCGGGATGCCATTCGCTCCTTTTTAGCGGCTCCTCGTTTCATCCTCAATCCAACTGCGTAATCCCTGAAAGTTATGAAATATAAGCAGACAAGACGATATGTTCAGATTTTTTGGAAACGCAGACAGGAAGCAGAAGGCAGGAGGCAAAACCTGAGAATAATTTTGTTGAAGCCCAGGGGTGGATCGTTGATCACACTGGAGCCACGGTTCTGGTAACCCGCCCCCTCTTAGCCTCCTCCTCCCTGCCGATTTTTGCAGCGCTAACGTGCCAAACCCCTTAACAATCAAGCATATTCAAGGAATCTGGATCTGCCTTTACCTGGAATTAGAAACCGTTGTTGGGGATTGTTGCGCGAAACATTGGGTATTAACCATGATGTAATTCACTTCAATCCAGGCTTCGGTGCCATTGACATAAAGCAATGTTCGCCCATCCGAAAATTTGCGCCCCTCTCGAGAGTCCACTGGTAGGAGACCGACAGTTTTACCAGATGCATATTTCACTTTAGCCTGGTCTTTTTCAATCTGCGCTTCAAATGCGTCACCTTGCTCACATTGAAATGTGAATGTTTGAACCTGAGCCTGAGCTGATAAGGGCGCGATCGCAACCATCAACGTTACCAGAAACAGGCTAAATCGAATTACATTCATTTGCTTCACCAGTGATTTGGACGAGAGGGATAGCCCCAACGCATAGACTACCCAAATCAAGTTTTTAAGTCACCACGGCTAACGAGAAACTTCAAGCCTTGCACTGTCAAGATGAAAGTTTCATGAGATTGCATTACTTCCAGGAACTTTTTCTAAGGATTGACTTCGAATAAGGATTGACATTCAAAAAAGTGTTGATAATCAACAAATTGAATTAGTCCCTAGTGACTATTAGTCAACCACTTTGCATCTTCGTGATTTAATTGCTCAATTTGAGCGGCTTGAAGATCTGCAACAATATCAGGCACTCTACACCAAGTTAATTCTTCAACAAACTTGACCAGGTTTGGAGACTAGAATTTCCACTTGAGAGGATGCTTTAAAGGCCTGGTTTCTAGTGATTTGGACGACTAAAGTCGTTACTACAAACATAAGAACACGGATGAATGCGACTGTTTTTTAGGGTTCGTCGTGATGGTTTTAACCATCCCCACTCTTTTCAAACATCCTCAAAGGAAACAGTATCGAGTAATGCATAGAAATCTTGAGTAGTAGCATCTGGAACGAATGTTGGATGTGCTTTTAGATCAAGAAAAATTTGTTGAGTAGTTTGAGTAGATAATTGCATCCCGATTGGTTTAGCACTTGTGTAGTAACAGTGGACAGACAGTTGTTTCAGGTGGGCGACTCACAGCAATTATTCACGATTCAATCAATCTCAAAGGTGTTTGTCTATGAGCTAGCACTGGAAGATTACGGGCGCGATTTAGTGCTGTCAAAAGTGGAAGTTGAGCCAACGGGGGATACCTTTAATGCAATTGTATTGGATGAACAATCCAAGCGTCCCTATAACCCGCTGGTGAATGCAGGCGCGATCGCGACCACGAGTCTGATTAAGGGCAAAGGACCCACAGAACGTCTGAATCGGATGATGGCAATGTTTGAACGCTACATTGGTCATGAAAGTTTCATCGATATGCCCACCGTTATGTCTGAACGCACAACAGGGCACCGCAACCAGGCAATGGCTCATCTAATGAATAACTTCGGCATGATTGACGAAAAGCTGGACGAAGCCTTGGGTCTCTACTTTCAACAATGTTCCTTAATGGTGAATTTTGTGATTTAGCAATAATGGCGGCAACGCTAACAAACTATGGAACCAATCCACAAACGGGAATTCAGGCAGTCTCACCTTGTTACGTTGTCCAAGGCATGAAAGTCAGTGAAGGATTTTCTCAACGCTTTGGGTTGCATCTGTTTGAATGTTCAGCAAATTCCCCAGCGTCGCCTCCAACGGGAAGTTGATTCCCGGTTGGATGCCTGTTGCTCTTGCTGATGTCGCTGATGAATTACTTCAGCAGGATCACTCAAACTAGGATCGCGGTAAGGAATAGCAGCACGGGTGTTGAGATGTTCTTGCTCCATGGGCGATAGGGGATGGAGCGATCGCCCATCGAAACTGCCCACGGTTCCCTGGGACCATTCATGCGGCAGATGAGTTTCGCCCAACGGAATGGTGCCAATTTGCAAACCAGCCTCTCGCATTGCCGTCCGGACGGAAGCCGAGCGCGAATAGGTAGCTAACTTGCCCGTTGGCGCAAGACATTGAGCGACCAACTTGAAGAATTCCACCGTCCATAGCTGAGGGCAGCGACGCGGAGAGAAGGGATCGAAAAAAATTGCATCTGCCTGAAAGCCCGACTGCATCACTGTTTGAATAGTTTGGCGGGCATCTCCAATCAGCAGGGTGGCATTGAGCGTGGGAGTGATGGCATGGTGAGTCAGTGCGATTGCGGTTAGAATCGCCTGCACCGGATTTGACCAGCTATCAATTAATGGAGGTGCGATCGCTGCACGGGGCACTGTTTCATCCAGTTCCAACCCCACCAGTTCCACCACACAAACAGGATTCGTTGCCCTAATTACTTCCAGCGCGGCTGCTGTGTTGTAGCCCAACCCATAGCAGACATCCAACAAGCGTAATCGTTCCTGTTGAGCTTTAGTGGCTAAATCGGTTGCTATTGCAAACTTCTGAAACGCCTCATCTCTAGCTCCATAGCGGCTGTGAAATGCTTCCCCAAATTCTTCAGAGAAGAAGGTAAAAGACCCATCTTCTGTCGCGTGGGGAGTCCAGAGAACTGTCATGCGATCGCGCTCCAAGAATCTGTAGAATGGGCTAGCTTCAAGAGATTGTGATCTTCAGAAGAGTTTATTGAAACTGCTCATGATCTGGACTATTGCTTAAAGCAAGGGATTGAGTTTATCCACCAAGTTCCACAATTACAGGTGTGTGGTCGCTGGGTTGCTCTAATCTGCGGGGTGCTTTATCGATTGTGCAGGCGATCGCTTTTTCATATAGTTGGGGAGTCAGGTAAATGTGGTCAATCCGCCAACCTGCATCCCGTCGAAATGATGCCGCTCGATAATCCCACCAGCTAAAGTGCCCACCTTCAGTGGTAAACTTACGAAACACATCGGCAATGCCCAATTCCAAAACAGCTTTCAAGGCATAGCGTTCGGCATCTGTCGCCATTACCTCAGTTTCCCGACCTTTGGGATTGTGAATATCAATATCTTCTAAGGCAACGTTGAAGTCACCACACACCAGGAGATGATTTGGTTCTTGCAGCAAAGCTTGCAAATAATCATGCAAAACAGCCAGCCATTTCAATTTGAACACATACTTCTCACTGCCGACGCTTGATCCATTCGGCACATACAGATTCACTATCCGAATGTCATTGACAATGCCCGTAATCACTCGCTTTTGGACATCAAATTCGGCAACCGCTTCGCCCAAAATGGCAGAAAATCCCATACTGACATCGCTCATGGGCATTTTGCTGAGAATTGCTACACCGTTATAGCTGGGTTGCCCAAAAATATACGGCTGGTAGCCTAATTCGATAAAAGTCTCTTTAGGAAACTTATCGTCTACCACTTTGGTTTCTTGCATGCACAGCACATCTACTGGATTTTCATTGAGCCAGTTGACTACATGACCAAGGCGAGTGCGAATGGAGTTTACATTCCAGGTGGCAATTTTCATCAGAAATCAGTCAGTCACAATGAGCTTTTTGAGAATAACACCCGTCTCGCTTGATCAAATATCACTTTCTCCTTCAAATAAGGTTTTCAATGGTAGGGCATTAATCTCCAACGTTTCACTGAGATACCGAGATAGCACATCGCTTTGTCCGTGGGTAACGTAAACTGTCTTAGCTCTGGTTTGCAGCGCAGTGTTCACCAAGCCTTGCCAGTCGGCATGATCTGAAAGAACAAAACCCCGTTCGTATCCGCGTCTGCGTCTGGCTCCGCGCACTGCCATCCAACCAGAGGCAAAGGCTGTTTGCGGCTGCTGAAAACGTTTCATCCAGCTAGAGCGATGCCCGGATGGAGGAGCCAGGATCAAATCACCTTTGAATTTGTAGTCGCGGGGTTTTTCAGAGGCAGGAATAGTTTCAACCATTTCGACACCTACCTGACGGTAAATTTCAGTCAACACATGGATAGCACCATGCACGTAAACGGGCTGATCAGTAAATTTTCGCAGTTCTGCCAGAACCCGCTGAGCTTTGCCGAAGGCGTAGCAGAAGAGAATGGAGGGACGATCGCGATCGCCCTGCCACCATTCATAAATCTGCCGACAAATTTCCTGCCCCGACTGCCACTGATAAATCGGCAAGCCAAAGGTTGCTTCTGTAATAAAGGTATCGCAGGGGACGACTTCAAACAGGGCACAGGTGGGGTCGTAGCAGCGTTTGTAATCGCCCGAAACTACCCACACTTCCTCTTTATGCTCAACGCGAATCTGGGCAGAACCAAGGACGTGCCCTGCAGGGTGGAACGAGACCCACACGTTGCCTAGTTTGATTTTTTCGCCATATTCCACTCCTCGCAGGTCAATGCCTTCCCCCAGACGCTTCTTCAAAATGCCTTCTGAAACTTGCGTGGCGAGGTAATGGCTGGAACCAGACCGGGCATGATCCGAATGGGCATGGGTAATCAGAGCAGTGTCCACACCCCGCCATGGATCAATGAAAAATTCACCTGGTTCGCAATACAACCCTTCTGGCAAAACAGTAATCAGTGACATGGACTTTCAGGTCAACACTTCCACTGATTGAGAATAACAATTTAAGTCGGTAATGGGTAATTGGTAACAGGTTGATGAAGCTTCTAATAGTTTCGGGTTCAACTCTGGCAGGGCGGTGTTATTTGACTAGCAGAAGAGGTGGCGCTTACGGTGGCATTCTCGGCGGGCGTATTGTGAAAATGCAGGTTATCCTCTGCAGTGACGTTAGCCGAACCAGTGCGATCGCATTTGCTCTAAAAATTCTCGCCGAATCGGGTAGCCTGATTCGGACCCAATCACCGCGTCGATACCACATTCTGGACAGAGTGCCGTTTGTCCAACGTCCTCCCAGGTATCCGTCCAATGTTTAACCTTGCTGGGTGGAAACAGGCTAATGCAGTAAAAGCAACCACAAACGGCGCTTGCCAAAATTTCTTCACGGTGATTACTAGAATGGCGATGGGCACGAATGTGATCAGGGGTGGTCATGCATTTAGCCAGCGAGCGGCATCCTTGGCATGATAGGTCAGGATCAAATCTGCCCCTGCCCGTTTGAAACTGGTTAGGGTCTCCATCACGATTTTTTGTTCATCGACCCAGCCATTCAGCGCAGCAGCTTTCACCATCGAGTATTCACCCGATACGTTGTAGGCAGCGACTGGGAGATTGGAGGCTTGCTTCACCTGCCAGATGATATCCATATAAGACAGGGCAGGCTTCACCATCAGCATATCAGCCCCTTCAGCAATGTCGAGTTCAATTTCTTTGAGGGCTTCGCGAGAGTTGCCAGGATCCATCTGATAGGTGCGGCGATCGCCAAATTGTGGTGCTGATTCTGCCGCATCCCGGAAAGGTCCATAGTAAGCAGAGGCGTATTTCGCCGCATAGGACATAATCGGCGTATCCTGAAAGCCCGCTTCGTCTAATGCTTCGCGGATTGCCTGCACAAACCCATCCATCATACCGGAGGGTGCAATGATATCGGCTCCTGCTCTTGCTTGAGACACAGCAGTTTTCTTCAACAATTCCAGGGTGGGATCGTTGAGCACACGCCCAGTTAAATCCCCAACTTGCAAATAGCCACAGTGACCATGAGGCGTGTATTCGCAGAGGCAGGTATCTGCCAGGATGATCAGATCAGGAACAGCTTCTTTTACGGCTGTGGAGGCTTTTTGCACAATGCCGCAGTCGTGCCAGGCTCCAGTCGCGTCGATATCTTTATCCGCAGGGATGCCAAACAGAATAATGGCAGGAATACCCAGGTCATATACCTGCTTGGCTTCTTCCACAATTTTGTCAACCGAAAGCTGGAAGACGCCTGGCATCGATCGCACCTCATTGGCAATCCCTTCGCCAGGAACTGCAAACAATGGGTAGATGAGATTGCTGGTAGTGAGAACGGTTTCGCGCACCATGCGACGCAGTTGAGGATGGCTACGCAGACGACGAGGGCGATGGACTGGAAACATAGGATTCAAAAGTGACTTTCAAAGGAGTAGAAGGAGATGACTTATTTGTGTCAATTCTTAAAAGTCTAAAACGTTCTGATACGACTTCTAGCGCTGAAAACGTTACGTTGTGTTGCAAAAAACGACGATTTCCCAATGCTGTTACTGAATTGGAAACTGAGCTTTGACAACAACAAACTTGAGCGATGCTTGGAATTGGATAGTTTTAATCTCTATGGGTCAATTCCCCGCTGCTCTGCAGCGTAAAATGCAGGGATGAGCGAGTACATCCACAAAAGTCATAACGTTACGGTTTTGCTATACCACCTTGTGTTTCCAGCAAAGTATCGGCGGGCTGTGTTTGATGAACAGGTCGATGAAGTTTTGCGAGAAGTTTGCCTGGAGATTGAGAAACGCTACGAGATTAAATTTATAGAAATCGGTGTAGACAAAGACCATGTGCACTTTTTAGTCCAATCGGTGCCGACATACAGCGTGACCAAATTGGTCAAAATGATCAAGAGTTTGACCGCAAGGGAAGTGTTTCGGCGTTGTCCTCAGGTGAAGCAAAAGCTATGGGGTGGAGAGTTTTGGAGTGATGGCTATTTTGCAAGTACAGTTGGGAAACACGGGGATGAAGGGATGATTGCGAACTACGTCAAAAATCAGGGTAACGAATATCTCAAGCTACACCGAGATGAGCAGCTTACTCTTTTTTGATTCTGATACCCCGTCTGCTTGCAGCGGGGTAGTTCATTGATTTTGTGAGGAGACGATATGCGATCGCTATTAGCATCTGCCTTGACCCTATTGGCAGGTTTGTTGCCGTTTGCACCAACGGTTTATGCTCAGGAGGAAATGCAACCCCCCGAACCTTTAACCATTGATTTTGAACGGCAGGGGTGTGGACGCTTTAAGCAAGAAGCTTACTATCGCACAGAGTTTCATTTTGTGAATGTCTGTCGGGGGGAAGCCAATCTGCAAATGGTCGTAACTGACAATGATGGATTAGGGCGGGAACGCTTTGCTGTGGAAAAACAAACCCATCCTGATGGGATTCACTACAGTGGCAGTTCGGATCGAGGCATTGGGTATGCCATTAACAACAAAACCTTCACCATTTACTTCCAGGATCAGCGCCCCTATCGGGAAGCAGTCAAAAAGGTGGTGTTTACGGGACTATCTACGGCAGGAGGCAGCGTTCAACCAGTGAATACGACGAAACCAGCAAGTGCCACAGTAACAGGCGTCGTTACCTATCGCCAACGAATTGCGCTCCCTCCTAAGGCTGTGGTGGAAGTGAAATTGCAAGATGTGAGCCGAGCCGATGCTGCTGCGATCGTGTTGAATTCGCAAACCATCCAAACTCAGGGCAAACAGGTGCCAATTCCCTTCAGCCTAAAATACGACCCAGCTAAAATTAACCCCAGCCACAGCTATGCTGTATCTGCTCGGATTTTGGTAGATGGAAAGCTGCATTGGATTAGCACTAATCGTTATTCGGTGATCACGCGTGGTAATCCCACAAGCAATGTCACAGTGATGGTGGATCAGGTATCAAGATGACTTGAGAGTTAAAAACTTCTCCATTGCGGTGATCATGCTGGGGGGCCAACGGCGAATATTTTTCAGCCAGTCAATATTTTTGTAGCGAGAATCAAGCCCTACAGCCGCCACCCATTCACTTTCTGCTTCACCGCGATCGCCCTTTGCCCAGAGAGCTGCCGTCAGGGCGGCTCTCATATCGGCAAATTTGGGATACTTACGAACCAGATTTCGCATCATGCGGATAGATTCGTCTGGGTTGCCAGTTTGGTAAAGGGCAAGTGCTTGATTGGCACGGGCAAAGGCATAGTCTGGAGCCAGATCTGCTGCTTTCTTGAAATCGGCGATCGCGGCTTCCCACTTACCTAAGCCAGTTTCGGCACTGCCGCGATTGTTATACGCCACGGGATCTTTAGGATCAAGCTCCAGAACATGGTTGTAGTCGGCAATCGCCTCATTCCATTTGCCCAGTCCTTCCAGGGCTGCCCCCCGATTCAGGTAGGGATCGGGGGCATCTGGGGCAAGTTCGATTGCTTTGTTATAATCCGCGATCGCCTCATCTAACTTGTTTTGGCTGACTCTCGAATTTCCTCGATTACTCCACACTGCTGGATTGTAAGGAAATGCTTCCAGCATTTGAGTCCAATAAGTTTCAGCCGCAGCAAAATCTTGTTTGTTCGTTGCTTCTAGTGCTTGCTGATACAGCCCGTCCAGTTTCTCAAACAAATCTGTCACTGAGGGCTGAGCCTCCACAGCAGATTTAGAACTTACGGGTGCTGGCTCTGCAGCAAGGACAGGAATTGCCCAAGTGGCGAAGTTCAGCACTAATACACTCAAGCAAACAAGTAGAAAGCGACGCATGGGAATTTGCCTTTTCAAATCGGTGGGTGAGGAATAATTAAGTTTTATCAAAATTCAGTCACTTCAGCATGGCACATTCCACGCAGTAAAAACGAACTGTCACAAAGACAAATGCAAGTCGTCAGTTGTGGATGCTTACCCGCCGCTGGCTTTGGCTTTGTATCCGAGCTGAATCAGGTATTGAACAATTTTTTGTTTGTGGTCGCCTTGAATTTCAATCTCATTATCTTTGAGGGTGCCACCTGCGCCACATTGAGTTTTCAGTTTTTTTAGCAAGTCATTGAGTTTATCGGGACTGGTTTGGAACCCACGAATAATGGTCACTGTTTTGCCTTTGCGTCCTTTGCTAGAAGCTTCAACGCGGATGTTTTGCTGATTAGGGGGTAAATCAGGAACACCTCGTTCCAGGGCATCTGCGTTGTCAGACCCACCAAACTCGCGATAGACATAGCGATCGCCCTCTACTTTGTCCAATGCCTTTTTCTTTGAACCAGACATGCCTTTTGTCATTCCCTAACTCAAGATGCCACAGAGGTATCCGCCTGAACCCTGGCTGGTCGCCCCTGGTATAAATCTAGCCCAACCTTGAGCGCCCAGATTCCAGCAATGATGCTAATCAGGATTAGGGGTAAGAGATTTGTACCTATGATTGCCAGCAATAGCAATGTTCCCGCTCCCGCCAGCCGATGTTTGGCGCGGGCTTTGCATCTAAAAGTAGCAGTGATCGCCAGCATTTGAATTGCTATCAAAATCCGACGAACCACCGTTCAATCATGCTCATCTTCGATATTCATCTCCACAGTCACCAATGCTCTGGAACAAATCACGGGACTTAACAGAAACGGCGTCGATTTTGGCATAGTCGTCTGCATCCAGGGAAAAAGTGAATACTTTAGCGTTGTCTTCCAGATGTTCTGAAATACTGAGTCGCGCCCCCACAATCACGCCGCCAACTGCTGGTTGATCAAGAATGGCACGCACAGCAACGTTGGCAATACTAACCTGGTGTTTTTGGGCGATCGCACTCAAAACTTGCAATAACTCCTGAAACAAGCCCCAACCACCCCAGGCATCAATCATTTGTTTGTATTTGCGTTGGGAAACGGTACTGAGTCCGCCAAAAGCTCCCGGTTCTTTCGCACCCAGGTATTTCTCAGCCAGGAAGCCGCCACAGAGTGTTCCGTAGGTGAATAGCTTGATGTTGTGCTGCTGACAAAATTGCGCCATTACTACTTCCGGGCGGCGATCTACTAATGAATACTGCACTTGATTCGACACAATTTGGATGCCATTTTCCACAATAATTTGGAGATGCTCTGTATCAAAGTTGGTGAGGGCTACATGGCGAATTTTCCCTTCTTGCTGTAGCTCTGCCAGGTATTTGAGCGCATCCAGATAATTGCGATCGCCATATTCCCACCAGTGAAACTGCATCAAATCCAGTATGGGCATATCCATCCGCCGCCGCGAAATATTGATGCTGTCTTCCACAATCTGACGGGTCATCTTACCGGGACGAGGTACCCACTTGGTAAATGCCTGAATCTGGGAAAGTGCCTGTTCGCCACGAGTCACCTTGAGTTGCCGTCGAAACTCACCAATCAAATCTTCGGCAGGACCATAATGATCAGCTAAATCCCAGGTGGTAAAACCTGCATCCACATATTGAACCATCATGGCAAGGGCAGCTTGAGGATCAATCTTGCCGTGGGCACCAGAGACTTGCCACATCCCATTCAGAATGCGACAAATGTGCAGGTCGGGGGTGAATTGGAAATAGGCGGAGGAAGGGAGGGACATAAAAGCAGGGGAATTGGGAGAGGGAGATGGAAAAGTTGGGGACGGAGGAGGTTGTACTTAAACCATACTCTACACCCGATACCTCAGTCTTATCTTAAGAACCTGTCCCTGACCTTAAGCTATCTATCCCTGGATTTAACAAAAATTGCTTAAAGTTTTAGTGCTGCGATTGATACAGGTATAGTTTTCGCTGAAAAAACACGTTGCTTATGCAGCCCCAAAATTGATAATTCCATTGTGTGTTTTAGTCCTAAGTACAGGGCAAAACACTATGTTGTTTAATATGTTTAATCAGTTTTCTCTTGATTGACCTGTTGAATCGGAAGTTGAATTACGAATTCAGTTCCTATACCAGGTGTGGAGAAACAATCAAGCTTGCCATGATGCTTTTCCACAACAATCTGATAGCTAATTGACATCCCCATTCCAGTTCCTTTACCAACTGGTTTTGTTGTAAAAAAAGGGTCAAAAATGCGACTTTGAATCGCTTCTGGGATGCCGGGACCATTATCTGCGATCGCAATCTTAATCCATTGCTCTTGAATCTTCGATGTGCAAATTGTGATGACTGGCTGACTAATCTGTTTCAAACCTTTATCATGGGCAATTTGTTTAGAGTCATTTTTAGCAAGTAATTGTGCAGTCTCAGCTGCTTCTTCCAATGCTTCGATCGCATTTGCCAGAATATTCATGAATACCTGATTTAGCTGTCCTGGATAGCATTCAATCAGTGGCAGATCACCATAATCTCGAATCACTTCAATTTCAGGGAAGTTTGGTTTGGCTTTTAACCGATGCTGCAAAATCAAAATCGTACTCTCAATTCCCTCATGAATATCCACTGCTTTAAATGCAGCTTCTTCCATACGAGAAAAGTTACGCAGTGACATCACAATTTGGCGAATACGATCAGTTCCTAACCGCATAGATGCAAGGATTTTAACTAAATCTTCCCGTAAAAAATCCAATTCAATGGCATCTGTTTTCAACTGAATTTCTGACACAGGGCTGGGATAGTATTTTTGATACAATTGCAGCAAAGCAAGCAAGTCTTGAACATAGACTTCAGCATAGTTCACATTTCCGTGAATGAAGTTCACTGGATTGTTGATTTCATGAGCAACTCCAGCGACTAACTGCCCCAAACTAGACATCTTTTCTTGTTGAATGATTTGTACTTGAGCTTGCTGGAGTTGTTGCAAGGTTTGCTGAAGTTCCGCAGATAGCTGTTCAGCTTGTTCGCGGGCTTGGTCTACCGCAACAATTTGGGGAAACACCGTCCAACAGGCGATCGCAATGCCTACAAACGATAGCACCAGAATTAGCACTACCAGTAGATCAGCCGTCTGCGCAATCGCCAGTCTCGACATCTGCAAACCAATCAACCAGCTAACTGCTGCCGAACCAGAAATAACCAAAATTAGTACAAGCACTTGCAGTGGAATGAAGTCTTGAAATAGCTTCCTTCTTCGATTGCTGTATCGCTGCAACCACCACTCTGGCTGCAAGACGTTCCAGGAAACTCGTCGAATCCCTTGATCTGCGAACAAAATTGCAGCAGGCAGTAGCAAGCCAATCAGCAAAAACTCTACTCCCCAGGCAATGCCACCGACTACTAAAACAATTATCTCTAGCAGGCAAAACAAGAGTGACCAACGGGGCAGTAACACATCGGAGCGATCGCGCTGTTGCC is a window of Leptolyngbyaceae cyanobacterium JSC-12 DNA encoding:
- a CDS encoding putative oxidoreductase, aryl-alcohol dehydrogenase like protein (IMG reference gene:2510098048~PFAM: Aldo/keto reductase family), with product MSLPSSAYFQFTPDLHICRILNGMWQVSGAHGKIDPQAALAMMVQYVDAGFTTWDLADHYGPAEDLIGEFRRQLKVTRGEQALSQIQAFTKWVPRPGKMTRQIVEDSINISRRRMDMPILDLMQFHWWEYGDRNYLDALKYLAELQQEGKIRHVALTNFDTEHLQIIVENGIQIVSNQVQYSLVDRRPEVVMAQFCQQHNIKLFTYGTLCGGFLAEKYLGAKEPGAFGGLSTVSQRKYKQMIDAWGGWGLFQELLQVLSAIAQKHQVSIANVAVRAILDQPAVGGVIVGARLSISEHLEDNAKVFTFSLDADDYAKIDAVSVKSRDLFQSIGDCGDEYRR
- a CDS encoding hypothetical protein (IMG reference gene:2510098044) codes for the protein MRSLLASALTLLAGLLPFAPTVYAQEEMQPPEPLTIDFERQGCGRFKQEAYYRTEFHFVNVCRGEANLQMVVTDNDGLGRERFAVEKQTHPDGIHYSGSSDRGIGYAINNKTFTIYFQDQRPYREAVKKVVFTGLSTAGGSVQPVNTTKPASATVTGVVTYRQRIALPPKAVVEVKLQDVSRADAAAIVLNSQTIQTQGKQVPIPFSLKYDPAKINPSHSYAVSARILVDGKLHWISTNRYSVITRGNPTSNVTVMVDQVSR
- a CDS encoding histidine kinase (IMG reference gene:2510098049~PFAM: Histidine kinase-, DNA gyrase B-, and HSP90-like ATPase; His Kinase A (phosphoacceptor) domain), encoding MSQMLTSASQDQLEQSSSIRLQRNLSVIETWGFGLTGLLLWMGVAPGAHNELGSQAMWVWIPGAIIGILINLQVRQLGQAMPDVAGGTPNYITHLLTDYPQLTSYAAIGYFISWVAVLPVNAIILTDLIQATFEPLGIVLPETLLRVGFTLLAFIVAFSGSHALGTLHLVFLLPAVGFLLTFCLQGSVWLLHSSADWSLFQNDGAAFSFQGWAKWYLNSTYAFYACETASAFVADSKRPRGTLWSLLIAACLIPVVYWGGSWLLMHLATAPDLKGNTFLNLLTVAEPFWGQSASFLVTFLVVSSSLLSCATAVSICPRILYQLSQDQYLSPIFGVTSQQGVFAPGLILTLILSLLCLGVGDMHRMVMITGVGWLVSFIVLHWGLWQQRDRSDVLLPRWSLLFCLLEIIVLVVGGIAWGVEFLLIGLLLPAAILFADQGIRRVSWNVLQPEWWLQRYSNRRRKLFQDFIPLQVLVLILVISGSAAVSWLIGLQMSRLAIAQTADLLVVLILVLSFVGIAIACWTVFPQIVAVDQAREQAEQLSAELQQTLQQLQQAQVQIIQQEKMSSLGQLVAGVAHEINNPVNFIHGNVNYAEVYVQDLLALLQLYQKYYPSPVSEIQLKTDAIELDFLREDLVKILASMRLGTDRIRQIVMSLRNFSRMEEAAFKAVDIHEGIESTILILQHRLKAKPNFPEIEVIRDYGDLPLIECYPGQLNQVFMNILANAIEALEEAAETAQLLAKNDSKQIAHDKGLKQISQPVITICTSKIQEQWIKIAIADNGPGIPEAIQSRIFDPFFTTKPVGKGTGMGMSISYQIVVEKHHGKLDCFSTPGIGTEFVIQLPIQQVNQEKTD
- a CDS encoding tetratricopeptide repeat protein (IMG reference gene:2510098045~PFAM: Tetratricopeptide repeat) is translated as MRRFLLVCLSVLVLNFATWAIPVLAAEPAPVSSKSAVEAQPSVTDLFEKLDGLYQQALEATNKQDFAAAETYWTQMLEAFPYNPAVWSNRGNSRVSQNKLDEAIADYNKAIELAPDAPDPYLNRGAALEGLGKWNEAIADYNHVLELDPKDPVAYNNRGSAETGLGKWEAAIADFKKAADLAPDYAFARANQALALYQTGNPDESIRMMRNLVRKYPKFADMRAALTAALWAKGDRGEAESEWVAAVGLDSRYKNIDWLKNIRRWPPSMITAMEKFLTLKSS
- a CDS encoding hypothetical protein (IMG reference gene:2510098047), whose product is MVRRILIAIQMLAITATFRCKARAKHRLAGAGTLLLLAIIGTNLLPLILISIIAGIWALKVGLDLYQGRPARVQADTSVAS
- a CDS encoding translation initiation factor eIF-1/SUI1-like protein (IMG reference gene:2510098046~PFAM: Translation initiation factor SUI1~TIGRFAM: translation initation factor SUI1, putative, prokaryotic), producing MTKGMSGSKKKALDKVEGDRYVYREFGGSDNADALERGVPDLPPNQQNIRVEASSKGRKGKTVTIIRGFQTSPDKLNDLLKKLKTQCGAGGTLKDNEIEIQGDHKQKIVQYLIQLGYKAKASGG